One Ananas comosus cultivar F153 linkage group 1, ASM154086v1, whole genome shotgun sequence DNA window includes the following coding sequences:
- the LOC109716241 gene encoding non-specific lipid-transfer protein-like protein At5g64080: MASRTLQNVLFVALTTTILCGGALAQSSSNSCTSALVSLSPCLNYIAGNESAPSSSCCSQLANVVQSEPQCLCVAVNGGASSASSLGINVNQTQALALPGACKVQTPPISQCQGGSTSSSTPNSSKTPSVSGASPGGSSKTVPTAATSDANSVKIPFTSILSFLLIAVYSLASLPAL, encoded by the exons ATGGCGTCTCGGACCCTCCAAAACGTCCTCTTTGTAGCCCTCACTACCACCATTCTATGTGGAGGTGCATTGGCCCAATCGAGCTCGAACTCATGCACGTCGGCCCTCGTAAGTTTGTCGCCATGCCTGAACTACATTGCGGGCAACGAGTCGGCTCCATCGAGCTCGTGCTGCTCGCAGCTGGCCAACGTGGTGCAGTCGGAGCCGCAGTGCTTGTGCGTGGCCGTAAACGGAGGGGCCTCGTCGGCCTCTTCGCTCGGGATCAATGTGAACCAGACTCAGGCCTTGGCTCTTCCTGGTGCGTGCAAGGTGCAAACACCTCCCATCAGCCAATGCCAAG GTGGCTCAACTTCATCATCGACGCCTAATTCTTCGAAGACCCCTTCAGTATCAGGTGCTAGTCCAG GTGGGAGTTCAAAAACTGTTCCTACAGCTGCCACATCTGATGCAAACTCAGTTAAGATCCCTTTCACTTCCATCCTCAGTTTCCTATTAATCGCGGTCTACTCCTTGGCATCTCTCCCCGCCCTCTAG
- the LOC109709096 gene encoding uncharacterized protein LOC109709096, which produces MLPSLCPGAASRDIRISPARKRCRRSAPSVAGGEGCAGDRCEFPDPAKVSELWWGFPADAQQRRAIFRIEPLEDLSEVSVGNAVAEIGNFSQRCFLCKKMINNDAYMFGSFRAFCSPECRRHQMDFEGVDLIEDTGETVGKMRN; this is translated from the exons ATGCTCCCCTCCCTCTGCCCCGGCGCCGCCTCCCGTGATATCAGGATTTCTCCCGCCCGGAAGCGGTGCCGGCGATCGGCGCCGTCGGTAGCCGGCGGCGAGGGCTGCGCCGGAGACCGGTGTGAGTTCCCGGATCCGGCGAAGGTCTCCGAACTCTGGTGGGGGTTTCCGGCCGACGCGCAGCAGCGGCGGGCGATCTTTCGAATAGAACCGCTGGAGGATTTGTCGGAGGTCTCCGTGGGCAATGCGGTGGCGGAGATCGGGAATTTTTCGCAGCGTTGCTTCTTGTGCAAAAAGATGATCAATAACGATGCTTACATGTTTGG ATCGTTTCGTGCTTTCTGCTCCCCTGAATGCCGGCGGCATCAAATGGACTTCGAGGGTGTTGATTTGATTGAAGATACTGGAGAGACAGTCGGCAAGATGAGAAACTGA